Proteins from a single region of Chromobacterium sp. ATCC 53434:
- a CDS encoding DoxX family protein, translating into MNAIARPAVCAYRLLIRYTDLLQPLVLLLLRLWLLDVFFRSGLTKIDDWDITLALFTDEYHVPLLPPAVAAVMATCGELGLSSLLALGLGGRFAAAGLFILNAVAVISYPGLTEATRQFHYFWGAQLLVLLAFGPGLLSADAPLKRWLAGRCAKTA; encoded by the coding sequence ATGAATGCGATTGCCAGACCCGCGGTCTGCGCCTACCGGCTGCTGATCCGCTATACCGACCTGCTGCAGCCCTTGGTGTTGCTGCTTCTCAGGCTGTGGCTGCTCGATGTTTTCTTCCGTTCCGGCCTGACCAAGATAGACGACTGGGACATCACGCTGGCGCTGTTCACCGACGAATACCACGTGCCGCTGCTGCCGCCGGCCGTCGCGGCGGTGATGGCCACCTGCGGCGAGCTGGGCCTGTCCTCGCTGCTGGCGCTGGGCCTGGGCGGACGCTTCGCCGCCGCCGGCCTGTTCATTCTGAACGCGGTGGCGGTGATCAGCTATCCCGGCCTGACCGAAGCCACCCGCCAGTTCCACTATTTCTGGGGCGCCCAGCTGCTGGTGCTGCTGGCCTTCGGACCCGGCCTGCTCTCCGCCGACGCCCCGCTCAAACGCTGGCTCGCCGGACGCTGCGCCAAGACCGCCTGA